Proteins encoded within one genomic window of Humulus lupulus chromosome 1, drHumLupu1.1, whole genome shotgun sequence:
- the LOC133804608 gene encoding low affinity sulfate transporter 3-like → MASSAMGDNGGRGNGGGDERAKYLGFSSIAPDPYSPSTGGEADDENEKEKERISFPAGSPKHFKKSTSVTTTTTASVENYNIEMAQVYDNVNDDIEKNGFVERSRWVLNAPEPPGLFREVVDSVRDTIGSLRNKYYKSLQSQSFIKRMVLLHQNIFPILVWGRSYSSAKFKNDLMAGLTIASLCIPQSIGYATLAKLDPQYGLYTSVVPPLIYAVMGTSRDIAIGPVAVVSLLLPSMIQKLVDPGTDPITYRNFVLTATFFSGIFQGAFGFFRLGFLVDFLSHAAIVGFMAGAAIIIGLQQLKGLLGITHFTNKTDIISVSKAVWNSIHHPWSPYNFIIGSSFLGFIFFTRFLGKKNKKLFWLPAAIAPLLSVILSTLIVYLVKADKNGVKIVKHIKGGLNPSSVHLLQLHSPFVWEVAKIGLIVAVVALTEAIAVGRSFATMKGYHLDGNKEMVAMGFMNIIGSLTSCYVATGSFSRTAVNFSAGCETLVSNIVMAITVLISLQFLTKLLYYTPTAILASIILSALPGLINLNAAYHIWKLDKLDFLACIGAFIGVLFASVEIGLTIAVTISFVKIILISIRPGMETLGKLPGTEIFCDIQQYPMAIQIPGTMIIRIKPALLCFANANFVRERIMDWISEDIEENNKRTIQVLILDMSNLLNIDTSGIACLDDMHKSLTTQGIEIAIANPRWQVIHKLKLAEFVSKIEGRVFLTVGEAVMNYATAKIPVRTTA, encoded by the exons ATGGCTTCTTCTGCCATGGGAGACAACGGTGGGCGCGGTAACGGTGGCGGAGACGAAAGGGCCAAGTACTTAGGATTCAGTAGTATTGCTCCTGATCCATATTCTCCCTCCACCGGCGGCGAAGCCGACGACGAAAACGAAAAGGAAAAGGAGAGAATAAGCTTCCCAGCTGGTTCCCCCAAACACTTCAAAAAATCAACCAGtgtcactactactactactgcctcAGTTGAAAACTACAATATCGAAATGGCCCAAGTCTACGACAACGTCAACGACGACATCGAGAAAAACGGCTTCGTGGAAAGGTCACGATGGGTTCTCAACGCACCTGAACCACCGGGGCTATTCCGTGAGGTGGTAGATTCGGTGAGGGACACCATTGGTTCATTGAGAAACAAGTACTACAAGTCTCTCCAAAGCCAGAGTTTCATCAAACGCATGGTCCTTCTTCACCAAAACATATTTCCTATTCTGGTATGGGGTCGAAGTTACAGCTCAGCCAAGTTCAAGAATGATTTAATGGCTGGTTTGACCATTGCAAGCCTCTGTATTCCCCAg AGTATTGGATATGCAACTTTAGCAAAGCTTGATCCTCAATATGGCCTTT ATACAAGTGTTGTACCACCACTTATCTATGCTGTAATGGGGACTTCGAGAGACATAGCGATTGGACCAGTGGCTGTGGTATCACTACTTTTGCCTTCAATGATTCAGAAACTAGTAGACCCCGGGACTGATCCAATTACTTATAGAAACTTTGTCTTGACTGCAACTTTCTTCTCTGGAATCTTTCAAGGAGCCTTTGGTTTCTTCAG GTTGGGATTTCTGGTGGATTTTCTTTCCCATGCTGCAATAGTGGGCTTTATGGCTGGTGCAGCCATCATTATTGGGCTTCAACAACTGAAAGGGCTACTTGGGATCACTCACTTTACTAATAAAACTGATATTATCTCTGTCAGTAAAGCTGTTTGGAATTCAATTCACCATCCT TGGAGTCCTTATAATTTCATTATTGGTAGCTCATTCCTGggtttcattttttttactaGATTTCTG ggtaaaaagaacaagaaactTTTTTGGTTGCCGGCGGCTATTGCACCTTTGTTGTCAGTTATACTATCCACTCTAATTGTATATCTAGTAAAAGCTGATAAGAATGGAGTTAAGATTGTGAAACATATAAAAGGAGGCTTGAATCCTAGCTCTGTTCATCTATTACAGCTTCACAGCCCCTTTGTTTGGGAAGTGGCCAAAATTGGACTCATTGTCGCCGTTGTCGCATTAACG GAAGCAATTGCAGTGGGTCGGTCTTTCGCAACAATGAAAGGGTACCACCTTGATGGAAACAAAGAGATGGTAGCAATGGGATTCATGAACATAATTGGATCATTAACTTCTTGTTATGTGGCAACTG GTTCATTTTCTCGGACTGCTGTGAATTTCAGTGCGGGCTGTGAAACCCTGGTATCAAATATAGTGATGGCCATTACAGTTCTGATATCGCTGCAATTTCTGACGAAGCTGCTGTATTACACTCCCACAGCTATACTTGCTTCCATAATTCTCTCAGCTCTGCCTGGACTCATCAACCTCAACGCAGCCTACCATATTTGGAAGCTTGATAAGCTTGACTTTTTGGCTTGCATTGGAGCCTTTATTGGGGTTCTCTTTGCTTCTGTTGAGATCGGTCTTACAATTGCg GTGACAATATCGTTTGTGAAGATAATTCTGATATCGATAAGACCGGGCATGGAAACTCTAGGAAAACTTCCGGGAACTGAAATCTTTTGCGATATTCAGCAATATCCGATGGCCATTCAAATTCCTGGAACAATGATTATTCGAATCAAGCCTGCCTTGCTTTGTTTTGCAAATGCCAACTTCGTAAGAGAAAG gaTTATGGACTGGATATCGGAGGACATTGAAGAAAATAACAAAAGGACCATTCAAGTTCTCATTCTTGACATGTCTA ATTTGCTGAACATTGATACATCAGGAATAGCTTGTCTTGACGATATGCATAAAAGTTTGACCACACAAGGAATCGAG atAGCTATTGCCAATCCTAGATGGCAAGTGATTCACAAACTAAAGCTAGCCGAGTTTGTGAGTAAAATAGAAGGAAGGGTCTTCTTGACTGTGGGAGAAGCTGTTATGAATTATGCAACTGCAAAAATTCCTGTCCGTACCACTGCTTAA